From the genome of Triticum aestivum cultivar Chinese Spring chromosome 3B, IWGSC CS RefSeq v2.1, whole genome shotgun sequence, one region includes:
- the LOC123071047 gene encoding F-box/FBD/LRR-repeat protein At1g78750 encodes MESSADEHAMESDTETESDLISELPEDILQKILSCVWIRTVVRMRRVSRKWMELCESLQFIRLDYRDFEHWKVEKFTRFVNNLLLVRRKVDLQTFQLHWNPHGPLNCNDVRMWIGYAVKHNVKVLDVKLCLYDKTVLPPAIFTCRSLQELNLQWGNAPYRDYDHTGLVLPDIINLPSLKKLTLRDVEVDELSLNRFIAWSPGLEDLNLIDSAMHLDLIASKALKRLTLDGFLDECDGFTIAAPHLISFECTGCSLEAISWRDQPSLESARIDTCGYTFDCESKFTGVLKYAKKLALFGSDIKVMLEKELPTCSAFESLTTLEIGEWFLTEDLYVVLRFLQLSPRLEELTLMHRPLDEGAEIDCMPIDGMTFQCPLLESVVIQCSEGDGRIDKLLSVLVVNGISLDNINIAFYDEIEKRDRAERIRADEEQSKELRIFEKRVKRNPEWREYDPYAMSESDSKQSDDGFSDASDDPDDY; translated from the exons ATGGAGTCGTCAGCTGACGAGCATGCCATGGAGAGTGATACTGAGACTGAAAGTGATCTGATCAGCGAGCTGCCTGAAGACATCCTCCAGAAAATCCTGTCTTGCGTGTGGATTAGAACTGTTGTTCGCATGCGCAGGGTGTCTAGGAAGTGGATGGAACTGTGTGAAAGCCTGCAGTTCATACGCCTTGATTACAGAGATTTCGAACATTGGAAGGTCGAGAAGTTTACTCGTTTTGTTAACAACCTATTGCTTGTCCGTCGGAAAGTAGACTTGCAAACATTCCAGCTGCATTGGAATCCTCATGGTCCCCTGAACTGCAATGATGTCAGAATGTGGATTGGCTATGCGGTGAAGCATAATGTTAAAGTGCTTGACGTGAAACTTTGTCTATATGATAAGACTGTTTTACCTCCTGCCATTTTCACCTGCCGCTCGCTTCAGGAGCTAAATTTGCAGTGGGGTAATGCTCCCTACCGAGATTATGACCACACGGGACTTGTACTGCCTGACATAATCAATCTTCCTTCTCTCAAGAAACTTACTCTGCGCGACGTGGAAGTGGATGAGCTTTCTCTGAACAGATTCATTGCCTGGAGCCCTGGCCTAGAAGACTTGAATTTGATAGACTCTGCGATGCATCTTGATCTCATAGCCTCAAAAGCATTAAAAAGGCTAACCCTTGATGGCTTCCTAGATGAGTGCGATGGATTCACAATTGCTGCCCCTCATCTCATTAGCTTTGAGTGCACGGGATGTTCACTGGAAGCTATTTCCTGGAGAGACCAGCCATCTCTAGAGAGCGCACGCATAGATACTTGTGGGTATACATTTGATTGTGAATCAAAGTTCACTGGAGTTCTTAAGTATGCCAAGAAGCTTGCATTATTTGGTTCTGACATAAAG GTTATGTTGGAAAAGGAGCTGCCAACATGTTCAGCGTTTGAAAGCCTCACAACTCTTGAGATTGGCGAATGGTTTTTAACTGAGGACTTGTACGTTGTGCTTCGCTTCCTCCAGCTTTCACCGAGGCTAGAAGAACTCACTTTGATGCATAGGCCG CTTGATGAAGGAGCGGAAATAGATTGCATGCCAATTGACGGGATGACCTTCCAGTGTCCACTCCTTGAAAGTGTTGTCATACAATGTTCAGAGGGTGATGGAAGAATCGATAAGCTGCTAAGTGTTCTGGTAGTCAATGGGATTAGTCTAGACAATATAAATATTGCCTTCTATGATGAAATTGAAAAGCGGGACCGTGCGGAGAGGATACGTGCCGACGAGGAACAGTCGAAGGAGCTGCGCATCTTTGAGAAGAGGGTGAAGAGAAATCCAGAATGGAGAGAGTATGATCCTTACGCAATGAGTGAGTCTGACAGCAAACAGAGTGATGATGGGTTCAGCGACGCATCTGATGACCCGGATGACTACTGA